A window of Sphingobacterium kitahiroshimense genomic DNA:
TAATTTGATTGCTTCAATTGTATTGAATTGACCTGATCGCAATTGATTTTCATAATAGATACGCAATTCTGAAAAACCTTTAATTTTGTTTTGATAATCCTTAATACGATTTAATCCATCAGATTTACGATGTCTTTTTCCTTCGAAATAGAACTCAATAAACCATTTTTCATTTGCTTGTAAAGCTTTTGTACTCCTAACCTTACCTTGTAAGATTACGGGTGTTGTGTAGTTTTTCGTCACAGTTTTGGCACAGTTTTGCAAAACGTGACTTAAAGCATATAGTATTTGTTAGAAAACAAGCAACCAGTTTTTAAATAAAAACTGCGTTTAAAGCCAACAGACTCCGGAGAGGTGTCAGAGTGGTCGATCGAGCACGCTTGGAAAGCGTGTGTACTTAACGGTACCGCGGGTTCGAATCCCGCCCTCTCCGCATCCTAACAAGGAAAATGTATTAAAACCCTACAAATTGTACAATTTGTAGGGTTTTTCTTTTATACGCCATATCGTTTTTTTCAATACTTCTCATTTTCAACGAGACCCTAGCGAGACTCTAAAAGATGGTTATCTAGGGTCTCGCTGAAATGAACTCTTAGATATAAAACAAACAAGGTCATTACGTGACCAGTCGTTGAATATCTTGACAGTTTATACTCAAAAGAGTAAATTGAATTTTGAAATAAAACAACACACGCTTACACGACAAGGTGAATAAGCATAGCGAATGGTTTTATTTTTAGATAAAGTCTTCCTGTAGCATAGGTATCATTCCTACTTTTTTTGTAGATTGGTTTTGCTGAACCATTAGGAGCGAACATAATAATGTAAGATTAAAATGGACAAACTGACAATCATAATAAACGGAGACAATTTTTCTGATTTAGAAAGTTTCTATCATGAAGTCGACCAAGTCTTGACGAAAGATCTTGATTGGCAAACGGGGCATAATTTAGACGCGTTTAATGACCTACTTTGTGGCGGTTTTGGTGTTTACGATTATGCGACATCTGTAAAAATTGTTTGGACAAAATTTTCTAAAAGCAGAAGCGAATTAGGAGAGAAACTTACAGATACTTTATGTGCGATAATCGCATACCACGATCATATTGAATTTGAGACAAAAGACTAAGAAATAATTGTAGTATAAAGAATAAATGATGGGCGTGATTATCTATCGCTTAAAGCTTCTACATAGGTGACTAACGATAACACTCCCTCCCTAAACTACTAAAAAGCCCAGCTACAAAGCTGGGCTTTCTCATTTTTTACATGTATTTTTTTTGAAATTTAATGATGTAAAACGTACCGTAGAAAATTATTAATCAACCGAATATTTACCCAAAGCATTCGAAAATACATAAATACCAACCGAATATTTATTGCCTAAAAAGACCTCTTTTAAATTGATTATTTTTAAAGAATACATACATGGTGCATGGCCTTTGTTAATTATAAAATTTAAAAAAATGAAAAAATTAAATGGAATGAAGAGTTTCTCTTCTTTAGAAAACAAAAAATTAGACTTAGAAAATGTGGAAGGTGTTACTGGAGGTCGTATATCTCAGGAACGTTTCACCCAAGTTTCTTCTAACTTTTTAAATGCAGACGGTGCTCAAGATTATGATATGTACATCGGTAGTAGATTTGTTGGAAGAGGATGGGATATGTCAGATTGTGACGTTTCTTGGTAAGAACTGAATCGATTCATCACATCGTGTACATCTAACATTATTCAAAAGAACATTGATTACCTGGCGAATATGTATGTTGCCCGAGTCCCATTGACTTACTGATTGATTTTAAAGAACACAAGCAATTGTACATTGAATTTGTTAATTATAAATTTTAAAAAAATGAAAAAATTAAATGGAATGAAGAGTTTCTCTTCTTTAGAAAACAAAAAACTAGACTTAGATAATTCTAAAGCTGTGTTAGGTAGTTTGGCTGGTGGGCCTCAGTATATCAGATCTAATTTCTTAGATGAAAATGGATGTCAGGATGTAGATTACTATCATGGAGGTAAATGGCGTGCTAGATTTTATGATTGTTCAGGTTGTTAATATTTCAATTTTAAGGTTATGAAGAAATTAACTGGAATGAAGGATTTTTCTGCTTTGGAAAAGAAGAAAATCGATATAAATACTGTAGGCGGATTAGCCATGTCTGGTGGTGTTTATGAAATACGTTCAAACTTCGTCGATGCACATGGTTGCTCTGATGTAGATGTTTATGATGGAAATGGCGGTACATACCTGTCAAGAGTATGGATCAAAGATGGCCGATTTCCTCACCTAGATTAAACTAAATTTCAGTTTTAATCGAAATATATTTCTAAAACATAAGCTGCTTTTGTTTGCAAAAGCAGCTTATGTTTTTAAAAAGACTGTTATACTTAAAAATAATACACTACTCAAATTTATGATTTTAATCATCTCTAAAAACAATGAAATCACGACCACAACGGTCATAAAGTGGCTTATTGCTATGAAGAAGGAATTTATCCGTATTCATGAAAACGAGGTATTTGAAATCAAAACTGCAGAAAAAAGAATTCTTTTAAAAAGCACGCGAAATCAATTTTTTCTTGATGAAATAACTGCTGTATGGTATCGACGAGGAAATATCGCATTTGATACATTAAAGTACGAGAATCAAGCTATAAATCGCTATATGTTTGAAGTGCAGCACTGGTTAACAGATTATGTAATCAAATCTTTGGAAGGAAAAAAACACATCAATAAGGAAAGTAATAGTCATGTTAACAAACTATTGGTTTTAGAAAAAGCAAAAGAAGTAGGATTGGATGTACCTCCTTATTTTTTGGCTGAAGATATGAAGGATGTTATCATCAATCAAACCATTGTGAAACCCATTTCTGGTACGCCGATAATAGATATGGTTCATGAAAATCAGAATGGCATTATGTACACATCGGTCATCGAGCAAAAGAAAGAATCCAATTTCTTTATTTCTTTTTTTCAAGATAAGATCGAAAAAGATTTCGAGATACGAAGTTTCTACTTAAATGGAAAAATTTATTCTACAGCCATTATATCACAAAATGATGAAAGAACAAAGATTGATCATAGAAGATACAACAGCAAAATTCCCAATAGAAATGTCCGGTATAACCTACCTCTGGAAGTAGAGCAAAAAATTACGGTATTGATGCAGGCATTAGATCTAAATTCAGGGTCTTTAGATTTTATTAAATCTGGCGATAAGTTTTATTTTTTAGAAATTAATGCCATTGGTCAATTTTTAGGAATGTCCAATGCCTGCAACTATGGATTAGAAAGAGAAATAGCAACATATCTATAATATGGAAGAAAAAGTAAAAGACCTGATTATAAAAGAAGAGAATAAGCTTCCTCTGACATTTGAATACATGGAATTGTATGATGGTAAAAGTTCGAATAATTTAGATTCCAGTTCAGGTTCATCGCTTTATCTAAAATGTTCAACGTATCAAACAGATTATTTGTTACGGACAAAACCATTTAAACGATTGACAAGACTGATATGAGATTTTTTAATTTGTATACTGACATCTTTATAACAAAGGGATATAATCGTATACTAATATCCGATTTAGGGAGAAATGTTTCCAAATTATATCCGTTAGAATTGTATGAGCTTATTGAAGAATTAAAATCGAGTTCCATTGAATCGGTACTTGACAATTATGATCCAGAATCCAAAATGATTGTCCAAGAATATCTCGATTATTTATTGGAAAAGGAATATGGTTTTATTACGGAAAACGATTGGGATAGAAATTTTCCCCCACTATCTTACGAGTACCATGACTATCAATTGGTTTCCAATTTATTCATAGAAATTGAAAAACTATCCGTACCAGAAACATTAATAAAATCTATAACCAATTTAAATATTAAACATGTGGTTGTTTTTTGCAGAAGTTCAGCATCTTCACAAGAGATCATCGATTTTGACCGTGCTTTTGAAAATACACCTTTAGAAGGTTTAGAAATATTTACAGCCTATTCTACTGCTCTTAACGAAGCTTTTCTTCAAGCTGTTCATGATCGAAGTCAGCGGATTTATCATCTTGTATTTTATCAATGTGAAAAAGTCCCTGTGCTATCGAATTCCAGTTTCAGATTTATGGTTGATTTTACTGAAGATGCACTATCTATTAATTCCTGCGGAAAAGTAAACACAGATTATTTCAATACAAATATGCCCAAAGTTCTAGAGGCTATAAATCATAATTCTTGCCTTCACAAAAAGATTGGAATCGATATAAATGGTAATATCAAGAACTGTCCAGCAATGCCACAATCTTTTGGTAACATAAAAGAGATGACTTTAGAAGAAGTATTACAGCAAAATTCGGTTCAGGAATATTGGCATCTGACAAAAGAAGAAATAATGGTTTGTAAAGATTGTGAATTTAGAAATGTATGCACCGATTGCAGGGCTTTTACAGAACGTTCCCAATACAATAAAAAAGGTTTGGATATTTCCAAACCCTTAAAATGTGGCTATGACCCCTATAGCAATGAATGGTCGGAATGGTCTATGAATCCGCTAAAACAACAAGCGATAACGTACTATGGTTTTGAACAATTGGCTCCGAAAAATTAAATATGGCAAAATTTCCATTCTATAAACAACCGGATTCCAAAGACTGTGGACCTACCTGTCTCCGCATTATCAGTAAATATTACGGAAAAATATTACCCCTCCAGATGCTCCGTGATTTGTCCGAGACAACACGCGAAGGATCAAGTCTTTTGGGATTAAGTAAAGCTGCCGAATCTATAGGATTTAAAACACTTTCTGTAAAAATAGATTTCAAGACACTTGTTGAAGACGCACCACTTCCCTGTGTAGTGTTTTGGATGAAACAACATTACGTTGTTGTCTATAAAATTCAAAAAAAACGTCAGGGTTACCGAATCTATATTTCAGATCCAAGTTACGGCTTAATTAGCTATTCAGAAGAAGAATTTCTACAGAACTGGATAGGAAAAGGTGCTACCGATACAACAGAAGAAGGTATTGTACTGGTTCTAGAAACAACAGCACGTTTTGATCAACAAGAAGACATTTCAGACAGATCCTTTTCTATCAAAAACTATCTGAAACATTATTTTTTTAAATATAAATCCTTTATTATTCAATTGGCTTTAGGGTTGATAGGAGGAAGTTTACTGTCCTTGGTTTTTCCGTTTCTGACACAAAGTATCGTTGATATAGGGATTCAGAATCAAGATTTAAATTTTATCTATTTAGTGTTATTTGCCCAAATTATGCTTTATATTGGACAAATGGGCATAGAAGTGATCCGAGGATGGATTTTACTGCACCTATCATCACGCATCAATATATCTATTGTATCTGATTTCTTCATTAAATTGATGCGTTTGCCTATTAGCTTTTTTGATTCAAGGGTAACGGCCGATATCATGCAACGAATCGCTGATCATGGTCGAATCGAACAATTACTTACCAACAACTCTCTACAGACACTCTTTTCATTGATCAATTTTTTGGTTTTTGGTGTTGTTCTTCTATTTTACAGCTATAAGCTTTTTATTATTTATCTGGTAGGTGCTGTTCTTTATTTCTTTTGGATCGCATTTTTTTTAAAGAAGAGAAGAGAATTAGATTACAAACAGTTCTCCCAGCTAGCAGAAGAACAAGGCCAGGTCATGGAATTGATCAATGGTATGCAAGAAATCAAAATGAATAATGCCGAAACCAATAAACGTTGGCAATGGGAAGGTATTCAGATTAAAGTTTTCAGAATTAAAATTAGAGCACTTAAGCTTGAACAGATACAGACTATAGGTGGAAATATTATCAATCAACTTAAAGATGTATTCATCAGTTTTATCGCGGCAAGCCTGGTGGTAGAAGGTCAATTGACATTAGGAATGATGCTTTCTGTGCAATACATCATAGGACAGCTAAATAGTCCATTAATCCAATTTATGAACTTCATCAGACAAACGCAGGATGCTAAAATTGCACTGGAGCGATTGAATGAAATCCACGGAAAGGACGATGAGGAAAGTCTGGATAATAACTATGCGTCTGAAATTCCAGAACAAAATATTTCAGTAACGAACTTAACATTTCGCTATAAAGGATCAACTCATGCTGTATTTGAAAATTTGAATCTATTGATTCCCTATGAAAAAACGACCGCTATTGTAGGCGCCAGTGGATCTGGGAAAACGACTTTAATGAAACTTTTAACAAAGTTTTACGATGCAGATGAAGGCGAAATTAAGATTGGGAAGACCGACATACGCCATATCGCCCCCAGTATGTGGCGTGCATCCTGTGGCGTTGTTATGCAGGATGGTTACATTTTCAATGAAAGTATAGCAAATAATATTGCAATGGGTAATATTAGTGTAGATAAGCAAAAATTAAAGCACGCGGTAGAAATCGCACATATAAAAGATTTTATTGAATCATTGCCAGTAAGTTACAATACAAAAATTGGCTATGAAGGATTAGGTATCAGCGGGGGGCAACGCCAACGGATGTTAATAGCGCGTGCAGTCTATAAATCTCCACAATATGTATTTTTCGACGAAGCAACTTCTGCCCTTGACGCAAATACAGAAAAAGTTATAACAGATAATTTGAATCAGTTCCTAAAAGGGCGAACGGCAGTGATTATCGCACATCGCTTATCTACTGTAAAAAATGCAAACAAAATAATCGTACTAGATAAAGGTAAAGTGGTCGAGGAA
This region includes:
- a CDS encoding peptidase domain-containing ABC transporter, encoding MAKFPFYKQPDSKDCGPTCLRIISKYYGKILPLQMLRDLSETTREGSSLLGLSKAAESIGFKTLSVKIDFKTLVEDAPLPCVVFWMKQHYVVVYKIQKKRQGYRIYISDPSYGLISYSEEEFLQNWIGKGATDTTEEGIVLVLETTARFDQQEDISDRSFSIKNYLKHYFFKYKSFIIQLALGLIGGSLLSLVFPFLTQSIVDIGIQNQDLNFIYLVLFAQIMLYIGQMGIEVIRGWILLHLSSRINISIVSDFFIKLMRLPISFFDSRVTADIMQRIADHGRIEQLLTNNSLQTLFSLINFLVFGVVLLFYSYKLFIIYLVGAVLYFFWIAFFLKKRRELDYKQFSQLAEEQGQVMELINGMQEIKMNNAETNKRWQWEGIQIKVFRIKIRALKLEQIQTIGGNIINQLKDVFISFIAASLVVEGQLTLGMMLSVQYIIGQLNSPLIQFMNFIRQTQDAKIALERLNEIHGKDDEESLDNNYASEIPEQNISVTNLTFRYKGSTHAVFENLNLLIPYEKTTAIVGASGSGKTTLMKLLTKFYDADEGEIKIGKTDIRHIAPSMWRASCGVVMQDGYIFNESIANNIAMGNISVDKQKLKHAVEIAHIKDFIESLPVSYNTKIGYEGLGISGGQRQRMLIARAVYKSPQYVFFDEATSALDANTEKVITDNLNQFLKGRTAVIIAHRLSTVKNANKIIVLDKGKVVEEGTHEQLVSLKGEYYRLVKNQLELGN
- a CDS encoding TIGR04139 family peptide modification target; amino-acid sequence: MKKLNGMKSFSSLENKKLDLDNSKAVLGSLAGGPQYIRSNFLDENGCQDVDYYHGGKWRARFYDCSGC
- the gwsG gene encoding grasp-with-spasm system ATP-grasp peptide maturase, with the translated sequence MILIISKNNEITTTTVIKWLIAMKKEFIRIHENEVFEIKTAEKRILLKSTRNQFFLDEITAVWYRRGNIAFDTLKYENQAINRYMFEVQHWLTDYVIKSLEGKKHINKESNSHVNKLLVLEKAKEVGLDVPPYFLAEDMKDVIINQTIVKPISGTPIIDMVHENQNGIMYTSVIEQKKESNFFISFFQDKIEKDFEIRSFYLNGKIYSTAIISQNDERTKIDHRRYNSKIPNRNVRYNLPLEVEQKITVLMQALDLNSGSLDFIKSGDKFYFLEINAIGQFLGMSNACNYGLEREIATYL
- a CDS encoding barstar family protein, translated to MDKLTIIINGDNFSDLESFYHEVDQVLTKDLDWQTGHNLDAFNDLLCGGFGVYDYATSVKIVWTKFSKSRSELGEKLTDTLCAIIAYHDHIEFETKD
- the gwsS gene encoding grasp-with-spasm system SPASM domain peptide maturase, whose amino-acid sequence is MRFFNLYTDIFITKGYNRILISDLGRNVSKLYPLELYELIEELKSSSIESVLDNYDPESKMIVQEYLDYLLEKEYGFITENDWDRNFPPLSYEYHDYQLVSNLFIEIEKLSVPETLIKSITNLNIKHVVVFCRSSASSQEIIDFDRAFENTPLEGLEIFTAYSTALNEAFLQAVHDRSQRIYHLVFYQCEKVPVLSNSSFRFMVDFTEDALSINSCGKVNTDYFNTNMPKVLEAINHNSCLHKKIGIDINGNIKNCPAMPQSFGNIKEMTLEEVLQQNSVQEYWHLTKEEIMVCKDCEFRNVCTDCRAFTERSQYNKKGLDISKPLKCGYDPYSNEWSEWSMNPLKQQAITYYGFEQLAPKN
- a CDS encoding TIGR04139 family peptide modification target, which gives rise to MKKLTGMKDFSALEKKKIDINTVGGLAMSGGVYEIRSNFVDAHGCSDVDVYDGNGGTYLSRVWIKDGRFPHLD
- a CDS encoding TIGR04139 family peptide modification target is translated as MKKLNGMKSFSSLENKKLDLENVEGVTGGRISQERFTQVSSNFLNADGAQDYDMYIGSRFVGRGWDMSDCDVSW